From Pseudomonas sp. stari2, a single genomic window includes:
- a CDS encoding ABC transporter substrate-binding protein, which yields MTDHKNDSPLISGEESLRVFEGLNRGMSRRHALQMLGVAGVAAAGAGSLFGAAGKLLADDTATPGKGKQGGRIRVAGISSSTADTLDPAKGALSTDYVRHYMFYNGLTRFDAHLVPQLELAERIDNTDATLWTITLRKDVTFHNGKTLSAADVVFSLSRHKDPLTGSKVMPLMEQFAEIKATGANEVQIRLTAPNAELPSILAVSHLLIVPEGTTDFNQGIGTGPFKVKEFKPGVRSVAARNTGYWKPGLPYLDEIEFIAIGDEPSRVNALLSGDVHMINEVNPRSTDRIKASARHRVVDAPSGNYTDLIIRQDQMPGQNADFTQAMKYLLDREQIKSAVFRGFAVVGNDHPIAPGSRYYNSDLPQTVYDPEKAKFLLKKAGMENISMELFASPAATGSVDIAVLLQQSAKQAGLKLDVKRLPSDGYWSNHWMKHPISFGNINPRPNADVMFSQFFQSKAPWNESGWKNEQFDQLLMLARGETDDAKRGKMYADMQTLVHDHCGIGIPVFISNIDGVDQRIKGYGSNPLGGFMGYMFAEQVWLDA from the coding sequence ATGACTGATCACAAGAACGATTCACCGCTGATCTCAGGCGAAGAAAGCCTGCGGGTGTTCGAAGGCCTAAATCGCGGCATGTCACGCCGTCACGCGTTACAAATGCTCGGCGTGGCCGGCGTAGCGGCTGCCGGCGCCGGCAGCCTGTTCGGTGCCGCCGGCAAGCTGTTGGCTGACGATACGGCCACGCCGGGCAAAGGCAAGCAGGGTGGGCGGATACGCGTCGCCGGCATATCCAGTTCCACCGCCGACACCCTTGATCCGGCCAAAGGCGCGCTGTCCACCGACTATGTGCGGCACTACATGTTCTACAACGGCCTGACTCGTTTCGACGCGCACCTGGTGCCGCAACTGGAACTGGCCGAGCGCATCGACAACACCGACGCGACACTGTGGACGATCACCCTGCGCAAAGACGTGACTTTTCACAACGGCAAAACCCTCAGCGCGGCCGACGTGGTGTTCTCGCTGTCACGACACAAGGATCCGCTGACCGGCTCCAAAGTCATGCCGCTGATGGAGCAGTTCGCGGAAATCAAGGCCACCGGCGCCAACGAAGTACAGATTCGCCTGACTGCGCCAAACGCCGAATTGCCGTCGATTCTGGCCGTCTCGCATCTGCTGATCGTTCCCGAAGGCACCACCGACTTCAACCAGGGCATTGGCACCGGACCGTTCAAGGTCAAGGAGTTCAAACCGGGTGTCCGTTCGGTCGCAGCACGCAACACCGGTTACTGGAAACCCGGCCTGCCGTACCTCGACGAAATCGAATTCATCGCCATTGGCGACGAGCCGTCGCGGGTCAACGCGCTGCTGTCCGGCGACGTGCACATGATCAATGAGGTCAACCCGCGCTCCACCGACCGGATCAAGGCCAGCGCCAGGCACCGAGTCGTTGATGCGCCGTCGGGCAACTACACTGATTTGATCATCCGTCAGGATCAGATGCCCGGCCAGAACGCCGATTTCACCCAGGCGATGAAGTACCTGCTGGATCGCGAACAGATCAAGTCGGCGGTGTTCCGCGGCTTTGCTGTGGTCGGCAACGATCATCCGATCGCGCCCGGCTCGCGCTACTACAACAGTGACCTGCCGCAAACGGTCTACGACCCGGAAAAAGCCAAGTTCCTGCTAAAAAAAGCGGGCATGGAAAACATCAGTATGGAGCTGTTTGCGTCGCCTGCCGCAACGGGTTCCGTGGATATCGCAGTGCTGTTGCAGCAGTCGGCCAAGCAGGCCGGGCTCAAGCTCGACGTCAAGCGCCTGCCGAGCGATGGCTACTGGTCCAACCACTGGATGAAGCACCCGATCAGCTTCGGCAACATCAACCCACGGCCGAACGCCGACGTGATGTTCTCGCAGTTCTTCCAGTCGAAGGCGCCGTGGAACGAGTCCGGCTGGAAGAACGAGCAGTTCGATCAATTGCTGATGCTCGCCCGCGGCGAAACCGACGATGCCAAGCGCGGCAAGATGTACGCGGACATGCAGACCCTGGTGCACGACCACTGTGGCATCGGCATACCGGTGTTCATCAGCAACATCGACGGCGTCGATCAACGGATCAAGGGCTACGGCAGCAACCCGCTCGGCGGTTTCATGGGTTACATGTTCGCCGAGCAGGTCTGGCTGGACGCTTGA
- a CDS encoding ABC transporter permease, producing MNSNTLWLVGRRLGAAIVTLLIVSMVVFAITAVLPGDAAQQSLGQFATPEQVAALRLKLGLDQPGVVRYLHWLMSLLSGDMGVSVSNAMPVGELMAGRVPNTLMLAAATALVSVPVALVLGIGSAMGRGGRVDSVLSFTTLAMVAVPEFLVATLAVLIFAVNLGWLSALSYASDITSPWQFMRTYALPVMTLCCVIVAQMARMTRAAVIDQLDSPYVEMARLKGVSPIRIVLRHALPNAIGPIANAIALSLSYLLGGVVIVETIFNYPGIASLMVDAVTNRDMALVQACTMLFCAAYLGLVLIADLCAILSNPRLRNQ from the coding sequence ATGAATAGCAACACACTGTGGTTGGTCGGACGGCGGCTGGGCGCCGCGATCGTGACTTTGTTGATCGTATCGATGGTCGTGTTTGCGATCACGGCGGTGCTGCCGGGAGACGCGGCACAACAATCCCTTGGCCAGTTTGCCACCCCGGAACAGGTGGCGGCACTGCGCCTGAAACTGGGGCTCGATCAACCTGGTGTGGTGCGTTACCTGCACTGGTTGATGAGCCTGCTCAGTGGCGATATGGGCGTGTCGGTATCCAACGCAATGCCGGTCGGTGAACTGATGGCCGGGCGCGTGCCCAACACTCTGATGCTGGCGGCCGCCACGGCGCTGGTGTCGGTGCCGGTGGCGCTGGTTCTCGGCATAGGCTCGGCGATGGGGCGTGGCGGACGGGTCGACAGTGTCCTGAGTTTCACCACCCTGGCGATGGTCGCGGTGCCGGAGTTTCTGGTGGCGACCCTCGCGGTGTTGATCTTTGCGGTAAACCTGGGCTGGCTGTCGGCGCTGTCCTATGCCAGCGACATCACTTCACCGTGGCAATTCATGCGTACCTATGCCTTGCCGGTGATGACGCTGTGCTGCGTGATCGTTGCGCAAATGGCGCGGATGACGCGCGCGGCAGTGATCGACCAGCTCGACAGCCCCTACGTGGAGATGGCCCGGCTCAAAGGCGTCAGTCCGATCCGCATCGTACTGCGTCACGCGTTGCCCAATGCCATCGGACCGATTGCCAATGCGATCGCGCTGAGCCTGTCGTATCTGCTCGGCGGAGTGGTGATTGTCGAAACCATCTTCAACTATCCCGGCATCGCCAGCCTGATGGTCGATGCCGTGACCAACCGTGACATGGCACTGGTGCAGGCCTGCACCATGTTGTTCTGTGCGGCTTATCTGGGTCTGGTGCTGATTGCCGACCTGTGCGCGATTCTGTCCAATCCGAGGCTGAGAAACCAATGA
- a CDS encoding ABC transporter permease has protein sequence MNNLIVKSTPAAPDLSAGKVSHGPAWLGLIGASICVIWLLVALFGPWLAPHPVGEVVSGNVFDNISALYPFGTDYLGRDMLSRVLVGARFTVGLALIAAVLASALGTGCALLSVVSPKWLDEVISRLMDAFISIPSKMLALIMVSAFGSSVTLLISTAVLSFAPGAFRIARSMAVNIEALEYVQVARTRGERRLYIACVEILPNMLNPVLTDLGLRFGFIVLLLSGMSFLGLGVQPPDADLGSLVRENIGGLNQGAPAIVIPALAIGTLTIGVNLFIDRLSSRRSRRTGGH, from the coding sequence ATGAACAATCTCATTGTGAAATCGACGCCCGCAGCCCCCGATCTGTCAGCCGGCAAGGTGTCTCACGGGCCCGCGTGGCTGGGACTCATCGGAGCTTCCATCTGCGTTATCTGGCTGCTGGTTGCGTTATTCGGCCCGTGGCTGGCGCCGCATCCGGTCGGCGAGGTGGTCTCGGGCAACGTGTTCGACAACATCAGCGCGTTGTACCCGTTTGGCACTGATTATCTGGGCCGCGACATGCTCAGCCGGGTGCTCGTCGGCGCGCGCTTCACCGTGGGCCTGGCGTTGATTGCGGCGGTGCTGGCCAGCGCGCTGGGCACCGGCTGTGCGCTGCTGTCGGTGGTGTCGCCGAAGTGGCTGGACGAAGTGATCAGCCGCTTGATGGACGCCTTTATCTCGATCCCGAGCAAAATGCTCGCGCTGATCATGGTCTCGGCGTTCGGCTCTTCAGTGACCCTGTTGATCAGCACGGCGGTGTTGAGCTTCGCTCCGGGCGCGTTCCGTATCGCCCGCAGCATGGCAGTGAACATCGAAGCGCTGGAGTATGTGCAGGTCGCCCGAACCCGGGGCGAGCGGCGCTTGTACATCGCATGCGTGGAGATCCTGCCGAACATGCTCAACCCGGTGCTCACTGATCTGGGCTTGCGGTTCGGTTTCATCGTGCTGCTGCTCAGCGGCATGAGCTTTCTCGGGCTGGGCGTGCAACCGCCGGATGCCGACCTCGGTTCGCTGGTGCGGGAAAACATCGGCGGCCTCAATCAGGGCGCCCCGGCCATTGTCATCCCGGCGCTGGCCATCGGCACCCTGACCATCGGCGTGAATCTGTTCATCGACAGATTGTCGTCACGACGTAGTCGCCGCACGGGAGGCCATTGA
- a CDS encoding ABC transporter ATP-binding protein: MTQLIRVEDLRVVACGEHGETEIVKGVSFALEQGEVLALIGESGSGKTTIALALLGYARRGCRLSGGVVQVGEHDMLALSEQQLQGLRGNRVSYIAQSAAAAFNPAKKLIDQVVEGALIHGLGPRAALEAKAIELFRDLALPDPDHIGQRYPHQVSGGQLQRVMAAMALISDPLLVILDEPTTALDVTTQIDVLRAFKRVVRDRGATAVYVSHDLAVVAQMADQIVVLNGGQIFEQSATAALLNGPTHEYTRSLLAAARPDTTIRPPCGIAEETPLLTIRGLTAGYGNKNTLGMPAIRVLEDIDLTVRRGQAIGVIGESGSGKSTLARVVAGLLTPALGGLTFDGQPLGGCLSERSDEQFRRIQMVFQNADTALNPMHSISTILSRPLKMYFNLKGAALRERIGELLDLVRLPRALAERRPSELSGGQKQRVNLARALAAKPDLILCDEVTSALDTVVGAAILELLRDLREQLGVSYLFISHDISTVRALCDDVVVMYSGHKVQAGSRQSFAQAPFHPYTDLLIHSVPELRQGWLETCGTTCGELPPIGPKANVAELCTFLNRCPVRVDGLCNRTAPNRRIIDGGSEILCHHDSVELLKTQRDVTTLNQGAYA; the protein is encoded by the coding sequence ATGACCCAATTGATTCGAGTTGAAGACCTGCGCGTGGTTGCTTGCGGCGAGCATGGCGAAACGGAGATTGTCAAAGGCGTGAGCTTTGCCTTGGAACAAGGTGAAGTGCTGGCGTTGATCGGCGAATCAGGCTCGGGCAAGACCACCATTGCCCTCGCTCTGTTGGGTTATGCCCGACGGGGCTGTCGGTTGTCCGGCGGCGTGGTGCAGGTGGGCGAGCACGACATGCTCGCGCTCAGCGAGCAGCAATTGCAGGGCCTGCGCGGTAATCGGGTGTCGTATATCGCGCAGAGCGCTGCGGCTGCGTTCAACCCGGCGAAGAAACTGATCGACCAAGTGGTGGAGGGCGCCTTGATTCACGGCCTCGGCCCCCGCGCCGCCCTTGAGGCCAAGGCCATTGAGCTGTTTCGCGATCTGGCCCTGCCGGACCCGGATCACATCGGCCAGCGTTACCCGCACCAGGTGTCCGGGGGGCAACTGCAGCGGGTGATGGCGGCAATGGCGCTGATCAGTGATCCGTTGCTGGTCATCCTCGACGAACCGACCACGGCGCTCGATGTGACGACCCAGATCGATGTGTTGCGGGCGTTCAAACGCGTGGTGCGTGACCGTGGCGCAACAGCGGTGTATGTGTCCCATGACTTGGCTGTAGTGGCGCAAATGGCCGATCAGATCGTCGTGCTCAATGGCGGTCAGATATTCGAACAAAGCGCCACGGCGGCGCTGCTCAACGGCCCGACTCATGAATACACCCGCAGTTTGCTGGCGGCCGCGCGGCCGGACACGACGATCCGTCCACCTTGCGGCATTGCCGAAGAAACTCCGCTGCTGACCATTCGCGGACTGACCGCCGGTTACGGCAACAAGAACACCCTGGGCATGCCGGCCATTCGTGTACTGGAGGACATTGATCTGACCGTGCGCCGGGGCCAGGCGATTGGCGTGATCGGCGAGTCGGGTTCTGGCAAGTCAACGCTGGCCCGTGTGGTGGCCGGATTGCTCACGCCGGCATTGGGCGGACTGACCTTTGACGGGCAACCGCTGGGAGGTTGCCTTTCCGAACGCAGCGACGAGCAATTCCGGCGGATCCAGATGGTGTTCCAGAACGCCGACACGGCGCTCAACCCGATGCACAGCATCAGCACGATTCTGAGTCGACCGCTGAAGATGTATTTCAACCTCAAAGGCGCGGCGTTGCGCGAACGTATCGGCGAGTTGCTGGATCTGGTGCGCCTGCCGCGAGCCTTGGCCGAGCGTCGTCCGAGCGAGTTGTCCGGCGGGCAGAAGCAGCGGGTGAACCTGGCGCGGGCACTGGCGGCCAAACCCGATCTGATCCTCTGCGATGAAGTGACCTCGGCGCTGGACACCGTGGTCGGTGCAGCGATTCTTGAATTGCTCCGCGATTTGCGTGAGCAGCTTGGTGTGTCCTACCTGTTCATCAGTCATGACATCTCCACCGTACGCGCGCTGTGCGATGACGTGGTGGTGATGTATAGCGGCCACAAGGTTCAGGCCGGCAGCCGGCAGTCGTTTGCACAGGCACCGTTCCATCCCTATACCGATCTGTTGATTCACTCGGTGCCGGAACTGCGCCAGGGCTGGCTTGAAACCTGCGGGACCACCTGCGGCGAACTGCCGCCCATCGGGCCAAAAGCCAACGTCGCCGAGCTGTGCACCTTCCTCAATCGCTGCCCGGTGCGCGTCGATGGCCTGTGCAACCGTACGGCACCCAACCGCCGAATCATCGACGGTGGCAGTGAAATTCTCTGCCATCACGACAGCGTCGAACTGCTGAAAACTCAGCGGGACGTGACCACCTTGAATCAGGGAGCCTATGCATGA
- a CDS encoding (2Fe-2S)-binding protein — MSARFVRLAEQGRATVSLTVDGVPIRALQGDTLMVALLTQGNALRQSEFDSGRRAGFCLMGACQDCWVWTRSGERLRACSSEVREGLDLVTTQPEATWPLHG; from the coding sequence ATGAGCGCTCGTTTTGTGAGACTGGCCGAGCAGGGTCGGGCGACCGTCAGCTTGACCGTGGATGGCGTGCCCATCAGGGCGTTGCAGGGCGACACATTGATGGTCGCGTTGCTCACTCAGGGCAATGCGTTGCGCCAGTCGGAATTCGATTCCGGTCGACGTGCCGGGTTCTGCCTGATGGGCGCCTGCCAGGATTGCTGGGTGTGGACGCGCAGCGGCGAGCGTCTGCGTGCGTGCTCCAGTGAAGTCCGTGAAGGACTGGATCTCGTCACCACACAACCGGAGGCGACATGGCCATTGCACGGGTAG
- a CDS encoding FAD-dependent oxidoreductase: MAIARVVIVGAGPAGIRCAETLVQAGFKPVLIDENRRDGGQIYRRQPEGFTRDYRALYGTEAAKARDLHESFERLRPHIDYRPDTLVWNLMPRQLCCVSQGHHTTVDYDALILCTGATDRLMPIEGWQLAGTYSLGGAQIALKSQAVSIGHRVVFMGSGPLLYLVASQYVKAGANVAAVLDTSPLSKRIVALPKMLARPGVLLTGMKLLAQLYQAKIPVHLGIKPEQIMGDATGGVSGVRVRSAKGETLDIDCDAVALGYHLRPETQLADLAGCRMRFDEASGQWWLALDEEGRTSVSGVYAAGDGARIRGADAAEHAGRLVAMALLEDQQKPVDAVLRAEQRRALAVMDQFRLGLAQAFPWPAEQARALPDSAIVCRCEMISAGELRRTVSEKGACEVNRAKAFSRVGMGRCQGRYCSQAGAEVIAAAAGVSVQQVGRQRGQAPVKPLPMVIIEEPS, from the coding sequence ATGGCCATTGCACGGGTAGTTATCGTCGGCGCCGGACCTGCGGGGATTCGCTGCGCCGAAACGTTGGTGCAGGCAGGCTTCAAACCGGTCCTGATCGATGAAAATCGCCGCGACGGCGGACAGATCTATCGGCGCCAACCCGAAGGTTTCACCCGCGACTACCGCGCGTTGTACGGCACTGAAGCGGCCAAGGCGCGCGACCTGCACGAGAGTTTCGAGCGCTTGCGCCCACACATCGATTACCGCCCCGACACGCTGGTGTGGAATCTGATGCCCAGACAATTGTGCTGCGTCAGTCAGGGGCACCATACGACGGTGGACTACGATGCGCTGATTCTCTGCACCGGCGCCACGGACCGCTTGATGCCCATTGAAGGCTGGCAGTTGGCGGGCACCTACAGCCTCGGCGGGGCGCAGATCGCGCTCAAGTCGCAGGCGGTCTCCATCGGACATCGCGTGGTGTTCATGGGCAGCGGTCCGCTGCTGTATCTGGTGGCCAGCCAGTATGTGAAGGCCGGCGCCAACGTCGCCGCGGTGCTTGATACATCACCACTGAGCAAACGCATCGTCGCGCTGCCGAAGATGCTCGCGCGGCCCGGGGTGTTGCTCACCGGGATGAAACTGTTGGCGCAGTTGTATCAGGCGAAAATACCGGTGCATCTGGGGATCAAGCCGGAGCAGATAATGGGAGATGCCACCGGCGGCGTCAGTGGCGTGCGCGTGCGCTCCGCCAAAGGCGAAACCCTGGACATCGATTGCGATGCCGTGGCCTTGGGGTATCACTTGCGTCCGGAAACCCAGCTGGCCGATCTGGCCGGATGTCGCATGCGTTTTGATGAGGCGTCCGGCCAATGGTGGCTGGCGCTTGATGAAGAGGGCCGCACTTCGGTCAGTGGTGTGTATGCCGCTGGCGACGGCGCCAGGATTCGCGGTGCCGATGCGGCTGAACATGCCGGACGCCTGGTGGCGATGGCGCTGCTGGAGGATCAGCAAAAACCGGTGGATGCCGTATTGCGCGCAGAGCAACGGCGCGCATTGGCGGTGATGGATCAGTTCCGCCTCGGTCTGGCGCAGGCATTTCCCTGGCCCGCCGAACAGGCCCGGGCCTTGCCGGATTCGGCGATCGTCTGTCGCTGCGAGATGATCAGCGCGGGCGAACTGCGCCGTACGGTCAGTGAAAAGGGCGCGTGCGAAGTCAATCGGGCCAAGGCCTTCAGCCGAGTCGGCATGGGCCGTTGCCAGGGCCGCTACTGCTCGCAGGCCGGCGCCGAAGTGATCGCCGCCGCAGCCGGCGTCAGTGTGCAACAGGTAGGTCGCCAACGCGGTCAGGCCCCCGTCAAACCGCTGCCGATGGTCATCATCGAGGAACCGTCATGA
- a CDS encoding NAD(P)/FAD-dependent oxidoreductase translates to MNPHKSDVLIIGGGIMGAASAFFLRQRGHSVTLLERDQIGQYASGVNFGNVRRQGRYLGQLELANRSFALWKRLPELIDDDLEFIASGHMRVCYREDEIAELEAYAAAPEAAQLDLQIYRGAELHRRFPFLGPDVKGGSYAPHDGHANPRLAAPAFARAARRIGARIEEQTEVAEVQKHGNEFSVTTTDGRQYRAAQLLITAGAWGEKLSAQFGEPVPLDTHGPQMAVTEPVPYALPTVIGVFTKIPEEVIYFRQIPRGNIIIGGGYRSKPDMLNRRAYVEPRSILNQIRQMRRLLPGVGNLNIIRVWSGIESYLPDSLPIMGPSGTVDGLYYAFGFCGHGFQLGPGVGDVMAELISTGSTSTLIEPFSIRRFAPLAEQRSKAS, encoded by the coding sequence ATGAACCCGCACAAAAGTGATGTATTGATTATCGGCGGCGGCATCATGGGCGCGGCGTCAGCGTTTTTTCTGCGCCAGCGCGGGCACTCCGTGACCCTGCTCGAGCGCGACCAGATTGGCCAATACGCCAGCGGCGTCAACTTCGGCAACGTGCGGCGTCAGGGCCGTTATCTGGGGCAACTTGAATTGGCCAACCGTTCGTTTGCGCTGTGGAAGCGCTTGCCGGAGCTGATTGACGACGATCTGGAGTTCATCGCCAGCGGCCACATGCGCGTGTGTTACCGCGAAGACGAAATTGCCGAGCTCGAAGCGTATGCCGCGGCACCGGAAGCGGCGCAACTGGATCTGCAGATCTATCGCGGCGCTGAACTGCATCGGCGCTTTCCGTTTCTGGGGCCGGACGTGAAGGGGGGCTCCTACGCACCGCATGACGGTCACGCCAACCCGCGACTGGCGGCGCCGGCATTTGCCCGGGCGGCGCGGCGAATAGGTGCGCGTATCGAAGAACAGACTGAAGTGGCCGAAGTTCAGAAACACGGAAACGAGTTCAGCGTCACCACCACCGATGGCCGGCAATATCGCGCCGCACAATTGCTGATCACCGCCGGTGCCTGGGGAGAGAAGCTGTCCGCGCAGTTCGGCGAACCGGTACCGCTGGACACCCATGGCCCGCAGATGGCGGTGACGGAACCGGTTCCATACGCCTTGCCGACGGTAATTGGTGTGTTCACCAAAATCCCTGAGGAAGTGATTTATTTTCGACAGATTCCGCGCGGCAACATCATCATTGGCGGCGGCTATCGCAGCAAACCGGACATGCTCAATCGCCGCGCTTATGTCGAGCCACGCAGCATCCTCAACCAGATCCGGCAAATGCGCCGACTGCTGCCAGGTGTCGGCAATCTGAACATCATTCGGGTCTGGAGCGGCATCGAAAGCTATCTGCCGGACTCGCTCCCGATCATGGGGCCAAGCGGTACGGTCGATGGCCTGTATTACGCGTTCGGCTTCTGTGGCCATGGCTTCCAGTTGGGGCCGGGCGTCGGTGACGTCATGGCTGAGTTGATCAGCACCGGCAGCACCTCCACGTTGATTGAACCCTTTTCCATACGCCGGTTCGCCCCTTTGGCCGAACAACGGAGCAAAGCCTCATGA
- the argE gene encoding acetylornithine deacetylase, giving the protein MKPRVLEILKRLIAFDTVSSESNMALIEYVRDLLLSKGIESLIVKDESGKKANLFASTGPKDQPGILLSGHTDVVPAAGQAWTVPPFQVTEQNGRIYGRGSCDMKGFIALAIDAMLDAAEHSLSRPLQLALSHDEEIGCVGVRRLLDVLHLAPVRPFLCLIGEPTNMQFVLGHKGKGSYRTYCRGLEAHSSLAPRSVNAIHVACDFIAALREAQRQLQEQGARDADYDVPYTTVHVGQIGGGRALNIVPNLCTVDFEVRNLPADDLEQILAQMQERAEVIVREAQKLSSVAAIEIETVNVYPGLDTHPSVEAVRFLKNFAAPDTTTSKVSFGTEGGLFKQRLDVPVVVCGPGSIEQAHKPDEFIEISQMEAGERFLEGLLGSLKR; this is encoded by the coding sequence ATGAAACCCCGTGTACTGGAGATTCTCAAACGATTGATTGCGTTCGATACCGTGTCGTCGGAATCGAATATGGCGTTGATCGAGTACGTTCGCGACTTGCTGCTGAGCAAGGGCATCGAGTCGCTGATCGTCAAGGACGAAAGCGGCAAGAAGGCCAATCTGTTTGCCAGCACTGGCCCGAAAGACCAGCCGGGCATTCTGCTGTCCGGCCACACCGACGTGGTGCCAGCAGCGGGGCAAGCGTGGACTGTTCCACCGTTTCAGGTGACGGAGCAGAACGGGCGGATTTACGGGCGCGGCAGTTGCGACATGAAAGGCTTTATCGCGCTGGCCATCGACGCAATGCTTGACGCTGCTGAACATTCCCTCAGCCGTCCGCTGCAACTGGCGCTGTCACACGACGAGGAAATCGGCTGCGTTGGCGTGCGCCGTTTGCTCGATGTGCTGCATCTGGCGCCGGTGCGGCCGTTCCTGTGCCTGATCGGCGAACCGACCAACATGCAGTTTGTGCTGGGACACAAGGGCAAGGGCTCGTACCGCACCTATTGTCGAGGGCTGGAGGCGCATTCTTCGCTGGCACCGCGCTCGGTCAACGCGATCCACGTGGCCTGCGATTTTATTGCAGCGTTGCGTGAAGCCCAGCGCCAATTGCAGGAGCAGGGCGCCCGGGATGCCGATTACGACGTGCCTTACACCACCGTGCACGTTGGCCAGATCGGCGGAGGCCGGGCGCTGAATATTGTGCCGAATCTGTGCACGGTGGATTTTGAAGTGCGCAATTTGCCGGCGGATGATCTGGAACAGATTCTCGCGCAGATGCAGGAGCGTGCCGAGGTGATTGTGCGCGAGGCACAGAAGCTCTCGAGCGTGGCGGCCATCGAGATTGAAACGGTCAACGTCTATCCTGGACTGGACACCCACCCGAGCGTCGAAGCGGTACGGTTCCTGAAAAATTTCGCGGCGCCGGATACCACGACGTCCAAGGTTTCGTTCGGTACGGAAGGCGGATTGTTCAAGCAGCGTCTGGATGTGCCGGTGGTTGTCTGCGGACCAGGTTCGATCGAGCAGGCGCACAAGCCCGACGAGTTTATCGAGATCAGCCAGATGGAGGCGGGGGAGCGCTTTCTGGAGGGCTTGCTCGGTTCGCTGAAACGATAG